One genomic window of Geodermatophilus sp. DSM 44513 includes the following:
- a CDS encoding TIGR03086 family metal-binding protein produces the protein METVQFDLGPQAVEVARVVAGIRDDQLGDPTPCTSTPVAGLLAHLAGLAAAFRAAAEKTPLAGQASTSPDDLPPDWRTRIPAELDGLVMAWRRPSAWEGTAEAGGVTMPAPVAAAVALDEVLVHGWDLAVATGQPYAADPASVGACTGFAAQAAAEGPVPGLFGPPVPVPDGAPPLHRLLGLTGRDPGWRPSS, from the coding sequence ATGGAGACGGTGCAGTTCGACCTCGGTCCGCAGGCAGTGGAGGTGGCCCGCGTGGTGGCCGGCATCCGGGACGACCAGCTCGGCGACCCGACGCCGTGCACGAGCACCCCGGTGGCCGGGCTGCTGGCGCACCTGGCCGGGCTCGCCGCGGCCTTCCGGGCGGCCGCGGAGAAGACACCCCTGGCGGGCCAGGCCTCGACGTCCCCTGACGACCTGCCGCCCGACTGGCGCACCCGCATCCCCGCCGAGCTCGACGGACTGGTCATGGCGTGGCGGCGGCCCTCGGCGTGGGAGGGCACGGCCGAGGCGGGTGGCGTCACCATGCCGGCGCCGGTCGCGGCTGCCGTGGCGCTGGACGAGGTGCTGGTGCACGGCTGGGACCTCGCCGTCGCCACCGGTCAGCCGTACGCGGCGGACCCGGCGTCGGTCGGGGCGTGCACGGGGTTCGCCGCCCAGGCCGCCGCGGAGGGCCCCGTGCCCGGGTTGTTCGGCCCGCCGGTGCCCGTGCCGGACGGCGCCCCGCCGTTGCACCGGCTGCTCGGCCTCACCGGCCGCGACCCGGGATGGCGCCCGTCGTCCTGA
- a CDS encoding transglycosylase domain-containing protein → MPNVPPDRWPTPRSRRRRGTTSSDRYDDGRYDDGRYDDGRYDDGRYDDGRYDDDRPLSDDGPVLSRPVHEPWHDGPDGPAGYGAPREERRWSRFRGRDRRRPDPVRPDRDERRPRVDRPSRGRRTLTRRMAKVLAVGFVVQALVMVSLRWVDPPTTAFMAANPAGAIQQSVPVEHVSRNFLAAVIAHEDAELPHRSGAVTWEALWDRGQAHLAGEEDPSGSTIPQQVAKNLFLNQEMSAWRKALEAGLAAELAFVVDDRRMLELYVNHAQFGPTLYGVCTASWYYFDTPPQELPVEQAVQLVGLLPSPGHVQRAPGGGLDFDVADGKGWLSRSHVVNAQNRVPRHIERLGFQPVEDAGITGLASEQPASADDCSTRPDAVAELIAAEGTG, encoded by the coding sequence ATGCCGAACGTGCCGCCCGACCGCTGGCCCACGCCTCGTTCCCGCAGGCGCCGCGGCACCACGTCCTCCGACCGGTACGACGACGGCCGGTACGACGACGGCCGGTACGACGACGGCCGGTACGACGACGGCCGGTACGACGACGGCCGCTACGACGACGACCGGCCTCTCTCGGACGACGGCCCGGTCCTCTCCCGCCCCGTCCACGAGCCCTGGCACGACGGTCCCGACGGCCCCGCTGGCTACGGTGCCCCGCGCGAGGAGCGACGGTGGAGCCGGTTCCGCGGCCGCGACCGCCGCCGTCCCGATCCCGTACGACCCGACCGGGACGAGCGGCGCCCCCGCGTCGACCGCCCGTCCCGTGGTCGCCGGACGCTGACCCGGCGGATGGCCAAGGTCCTGGCGGTCGGCTTCGTCGTCCAGGCGCTGGTGATGGTGTCCCTGCGCTGGGTGGACCCGCCGACCACCGCCTTCATGGCGGCCAACCCGGCAGGCGCGATCCAGCAGTCGGTGCCCGTCGAGCACGTGTCGCGCAACTTCCTCGCCGCCGTCATCGCCCACGAGGACGCCGAGCTCCCCCACCGCTCCGGCGCCGTCACCTGGGAGGCGCTGTGGGACCGCGGCCAGGCGCACCTCGCCGGCGAGGAGGACCCGTCGGGCTCGACCATCCCGCAGCAGGTGGCCAAGAACCTGTTCCTCAACCAGGAGATGAGCGCCTGGCGCAAGGCGCTGGAGGCCGGGCTCGCCGCCGAGCTGGCGTTCGTGGTCGACGACCGGCGGATGCTCGAGCTCTACGTCAACCACGCCCAGTTCGGGCCGACGCTCTACGGCGTCTGCACGGCCAGCTGGTACTACTTCGACACCCCGCCGCAGGAGCTGCCGGTCGAGCAGGCCGTGCAGCTGGTCGGGCTGCTGCCCTCCCCCGGTCACGTGCAGCGGGCACCCGGCGGGGGGCTGGACTTCGACGTCGCCGACGGCAAGGGCTGGCTGTCCCGGTCGCACGTGGTCAACGCGCAGAACCGGGTGCCACGGCACATCGAGCGGCTCGGCTTCCAGCCGGTCGAGGACGCCGGCATCACCGGCCTGGCCTCGGAGCAGCCGGCCTCGGCCGACGACTGCTCGACGCGACCGGACGCCGTCGCCGAGCTCATCGCCGCCGAGGGCACCGGGTAG
- a CDS encoding NAD(P)/FAD-dependent oxidoreductase, with translation MSADWDVAVVGAGAAGLTAARVAAQRGLRVVAYERLAAGGQLVNLSTLHDHSGGTGPALTASLTADAEAAGVRLEYAEVTRVQLGPPARLTTSAGEVTARVVVVAAGLSPGRLGLPGEAELTGRGLSTCAACDGPLFRGRPVAVVGDDEWTATEALELAGHASAVTVLAPGEPRWSAARDRALAAAERVEVLTGAAVTALRGEGVLSGVAVRTADGEREMAVAGVFPFVGRRGPEALVDGLAADADGRLVPSAGVLVAGDARSGAERTLAAAEADGRAAGEAAVAVLAAGAGSLQVVDPTHGVLPEPAGADAVAASTAAWTDVALFTNSKPNATELLRGLGERLQAHWALPELGLAAKESASVAADPDQIDWLAQRFKVVLVAVGD, from the coding sequence GTGAGCGCCGACTGGGACGTCGCCGTGGTCGGCGCCGGTGCCGCGGGGCTGACCGCGGCGCGGGTCGCCGCGCAGCGGGGGCTGCGGGTGGTGGCCTACGAGCGACTGGCCGCGGGCGGGCAGCTGGTCAACCTGAGCACGCTGCACGACCACTCCGGCGGCACCGGCCCGGCGCTGACGGCGTCGCTCACCGCAGACGCCGAGGCGGCCGGGGTGCGTCTCGAGTACGCCGAGGTGACCCGCGTGCAGCTCGGCCCGCCGGCGCGGCTGACGACGTCCGCGGGCGAGGTGACCGCCCGGGTCGTCGTGGTCGCGGCCGGCCTGTCACCCGGGCGGCTCGGGCTGCCGGGGGAGGCGGAGCTGACCGGCCGCGGGCTCTCCACCTGCGCGGCGTGCGACGGGCCGCTGTTCCGCGGCCGCCCGGTGGCCGTCGTCGGCGACGACGAGTGGACGGCGACCGAGGCCCTCGAGCTCGCCGGGCACGCCTCGGCGGTGACCGTGCTGGCCCCCGGCGAGCCGCGCTGGTCGGCGGCCCGGGACCGGGCGCTGGCGGCGGCGGAGCGGGTCGAGGTGCTCACCGGCGCGGCGGTGACCGCGCTGCGCGGCGAGGGCGTGCTGTCCGGCGTCGCCGTCCGCACCGCCGACGGGGAGCGGGAGATGGCGGTCGCGGGCGTGTTCCCGTTCGTCGGCCGCCGCGGACCCGAGGCGCTGGTCGACGGGCTGGCCGCCGACGCCGACGGGCGGCTGGTGCCGTCGGCCGGCGTGCTGGTCGCCGGCGACGCGCGGTCCGGGGCGGAGCGGACGCTGGCCGCCGCGGAGGCGGACGGGCGTGCGGCGGGGGAGGCCGCGGTGGCGGTGCTGGCCGCCGGTGCCGGGTCGCTGCAGGTCGTCGACCCCACGCACGGCGTGCTGCCCGAGCCGGCCGGCGCGGACGCCGTGGCCGCGAGCACCGCGGCGTGGACCGACGTGGCGCTGTTCACCAACTCCAAGCCGAACGCCACCGAGCTGCTGCGCGGGCTCGGGGAGCGGCTGCAGGCGCACTGGGCGCTGCCGGAGCTGGGCCTCGCGGCCAAGGAGAGCGCCTCCGTGGCGGCCGACCCCGACCAGATCGACTGGCTCGCCCAGCGCTTCAAGGTGGTGCTGGTGGCGGTCGGTGACTAG
- a CDS encoding acyl-CoA dehydrogenase family protein — protein MQFAPTALSPDEEALRAEVREFLAAELPADHRPALGSAGRYDPEFSRTLAERGWVGMAIPPRYGGHGRSAVDRFLVAEELLAAGAIARGLV, from the coding sequence GTGCAGTTCGCCCCCACCGCGCTCAGCCCGGACGAGGAGGCGCTGCGCGCCGAGGTGCGCGAGTTCCTCGCCGCCGAGCTGCCTGCCGACCACCGGCCGGCGCTGGGCTCCGCCGGCCGGTACGACCCGGAGTTCTCCCGCACGCTGGCCGAGCGGGGCTGGGTCGGCATGGCGATCCCGCCGCGCTACGGCGGGCACGGGCGCAGCGCCGTCGACCGCTTCCTCGTCGCCGAGGAGCTGCTGGCCGCCGGTGCCATCGCGCGGGGGCTGGTGTGA
- a CDS encoding enoyl-CoA hydratase-related protein → MGQIQVERHGGVAVLTVDNPDVKNGLTPEMGLQLSELCDELDADPAIGAAVVRGAGGTFCSGADRRRWTAGADQAEDKTYKELGAVYTAFRRVGTLQVPTIAAVRGAAVGAGINLALSTDLRIVGENARLLAGFLRIGLHPGGGYFTISSRTAGREATAAMGLFSEEVDGVRAAEIGLAWKAVPDEQVEDLAMELAGRAAKDPELAREAARSFRTEAGPPGIGWEAALHFERATQMWSQRRRETA, encoded by the coding sequence GTGGGACAGATCCAGGTGGAGCGGCACGGCGGTGTCGCCGTGCTCACCGTCGACAACCCCGACGTCAAGAACGGGCTGACCCCGGAGATGGGGCTGCAGCTGTCCGAGCTGTGCGACGAGCTGGACGCCGACCCCGCGATCGGCGCTGCCGTCGTCCGCGGCGCCGGCGGCACGTTCTGTTCCGGTGCCGACCGCCGGCGCTGGACCGCGGGCGCGGACCAGGCCGAGGACAAGACGTACAAGGAGCTCGGCGCCGTCTACACCGCCTTCCGCCGGGTGGGCACCCTGCAGGTGCCCACCATCGCCGCGGTGCGCGGCGCCGCGGTCGGCGCGGGCATCAACCTCGCACTGTCCACCGACCTGCGCATTGTCGGCGAGAACGCGCGGCTGCTCGCCGGCTTCCTGCGCATCGGCCTGCACCCCGGCGGCGGCTACTTCACCATCAGCAGCCGGACGGCGGGCCGCGAGGCCACCGCCGCGATGGGCCTGTTCAGCGAGGAGGTCGACGGGGTGCGCGCCGCCGAGATCGGCCTGGCCTGGAAGGCGGTCCCCGACGAGCAGGTCGAGGACCTCGCGATGGAGCTGGCCGGCCGCGCGGCCAAGGACCCGGAGCTGGCCCGCGAGGCGGCCCGCTCGTTCCGCACCGAGGCCGGCCCGCCCGGGATCGGCTGGGAGGCCGCGCTGCACTTCGAGCGGGCCACGCAGATGTGGTCCCAGCGGCGGCGCGAGACCGCCTGA
- a CDS encoding acetate--CoA ligase family protein, translated as MTAPTPAPQDDGLAALLRPRGIALLGISGRPENLMSRPLRYLVEHGFSGGVYPVNPNYAELVGQPCHPTLADVPGPVDLVLVLVAAERVEDAIRQAAAVGARAAVVYASGFAEVGPAGVALQQRLAAVARETGVRVVGPNCQGFLYAPTGVVATFTAAADRPLAAGSGVAYVGQSGAVGGSVLDLATDMGLGLEAWFSTGNQADLDLTEVSLHLLADPAVRVLMLYVEATGDGAAYAELAHRAQQAGKQLVVLRSGRSSAGRRAVASHTGSMLGDDVAFVLTSQRHGVILVDDVDELLAVAAVLAAGKPAEGPRVAVVTTSGGAGSLAADLCADVGLQLPELSAATQDRLRPLIPPFGALANPVDVTAQLFNRGAQAFGDVCRIIAEDDAVDVVAVLVTMVVGEAGARLAEDLVATAAALPCPLLVGWIAGQELTVEGRRVFRAAGVPVFGSVGDLARVAARLAPPRPPGTPPPLPAAPQLPAGEVRALLDAPVVDGAALLRAVGIAQPSSVLVTTPEAAAAAVAALPGPGVLKLAAADLAHKSEVGGVRVGVGPEDAAAVFTGLLDAAHRHRVPGVEGVHVQELVPPGTELVLAVTAGRDGFPPVVTVGLGGVTTELYRDLASALAPVTPEEAWAMLRRLRAWPLLAGFRGAEPADVPAAVDAVVRLSQAAVAAGDRLAEFEVNPLIVGPRGRGATAVDVLVRTTGSREPVGE; from the coding sequence ATGACCGCGCCCACCCCGGCCCCGCAGGACGACGGGCTGGCAGCACTGCTGCGGCCGCGGGGGATCGCGCTGCTCGGCATCTCCGGCCGGCCGGAGAACCTGATGTCCCGGCCGCTGCGCTACCTGGTCGAACACGGATTTTCGGGCGGCGTGTACCCGGTCAACCCCAACTACGCCGAGCTGGTCGGGCAGCCGTGCCACCCGACGCTGGCCGACGTCCCGGGCCCGGTCGACCTGGTGCTCGTGCTGGTCGCCGCCGAGCGGGTGGAGGACGCCATCCGGCAGGCCGCCGCGGTCGGCGCTCGGGCGGCGGTCGTCTACGCCTCCGGGTTCGCCGAGGTGGGCCCGGCGGGCGTGGCGCTGCAGCAGCGGCTGGCCGCGGTGGCGCGGGAGACCGGCGTCCGGGTGGTCGGGCCGAACTGCCAGGGCTTCCTCTACGCGCCCACCGGGGTGGTGGCCACCTTCACCGCGGCCGCCGACCGGCCGCTGGCCGCCGGCAGCGGGGTGGCCTACGTCGGGCAGAGCGGCGCCGTCGGCGGCTCGGTGCTCGACCTCGCCACCGACATGGGCCTGGGCCTGGAGGCGTGGTTCAGCACCGGCAACCAGGCCGACCTCGACCTCACCGAGGTGTCCCTGCACCTGCTGGCCGACCCGGCGGTGCGGGTGCTGATGCTCTACGTGGAGGCCACCGGCGACGGCGCCGCCTACGCCGAGCTCGCCCACCGCGCCCAGCAGGCCGGCAAGCAGCTGGTGGTGCTGCGCTCGGGCCGGTCGTCGGCCGGGCGCCGCGCGGTGGCCAGCCACACCGGCTCGATGCTCGGCGACGACGTCGCCTTCGTGCTCACCTCGCAGCGGCACGGCGTCATCCTGGTCGACGACGTCGACGAGCTGCTCGCCGTCGCCGCGGTGCTGGCCGCCGGGAAGCCGGCCGAGGGTCCGCGGGTCGCCGTCGTCACCACCTCCGGCGGGGCCGGCAGCCTGGCGGCCGACCTGTGCGCGGACGTCGGCCTGCAGCTGCCCGAGCTGTCGGCCGCCACCCAGGACCGGCTGCGTCCGCTGATCCCGCCCTTCGGCGCGCTGGCCAACCCCGTCGACGTCACCGCCCAGCTGTTCAACCGCGGCGCGCAGGCCTTCGGCGACGTGTGCCGGATCATCGCCGAGGACGACGCGGTCGACGTCGTCGCCGTCCTGGTGACCATGGTCGTCGGCGAGGCCGGCGCCCGGCTGGCCGAGGACCTCGTGGCCACCGCCGCCGCGCTGCCCTGCCCGCTGCTGGTCGGCTGGATCGCCGGCCAGGAGCTCACCGTCGAGGGACGGCGGGTGTTCCGCGCGGCCGGCGTCCCGGTGTTCGGCTCGGTCGGCGACCTGGCCCGCGTCGCCGCCCGGCTGGCCCCGCCCCGGCCGCCGGGCACCCCGCCGCCGCTGCCTGCCGCTCCCCAGCTGCCGGCCGGCGAGGTGCGCGCGCTGCTCGACGCCCCGGTGGTGGACGGCGCGGCGCTGCTGCGGGCGGTCGGCATCGCCCAGCCGTCCTCGGTGCTGGTCACCACCCCGGAGGCGGCGGCCGCCGCCGTCGCCGCGCTGCCCGGCCCGGGCGTGCTCAAGCTGGCCGCCGCCGACCTGGCGCACAAGAGCGAGGTCGGCGGCGTGCGGGTCGGCGTCGGCCCCGAGGACGCGGCCGCCGTGTTCACCGGGCTGCTCGACGCCGCGCACCGCCACCGCGTGCCCGGCGTCGAGGGCGTGCACGTGCAGGAGCTCGTCCCGCCCGGCACCGAGCTGGTCCTGGCCGTCACCGCCGGGCGCGACGGGTTCCCGCCGGTGGTCACCGTCGGCCTCGGCGGGGTCACCACCGAGCTCTACCGCGACCTCGCCTCCGCCCTGGCGCCGGTCACACCCGAGGAGGCGTGGGCGATGCTGCGCCGGCTGCGCGCCTGGCCGCTGCTGGCCGGCTTCCGCGGCGCCGAGCCCGCCGACGTGCCGGCCGCCGTCGACGCCGTCGTCCGGCTGTCGCAGGCCGCTGTGGCCGCCGGAGACCGGCTGGCCGAGTTCGAGGTCAACCCGCTGATCGTCGGCCCGCGCGGGCGCGGTGCCACCGCCGTCGACGTCCTGGTCCGCACCACCGGCTCCCGTGAACCGGTGGGCGAGTAG
- a CDS encoding TetR/AcrR family transcriptional regulator, giving the protein MPRPGPSAGADAVALPTTERGRRMRARLLAAAREVFERDGFLDARVTDISAAAGAAHGSFYTYFGSKTAVFRALVAETMDDLYASLGTGGEPGPPDGHPAAVALHRIDAANRRFVAVYRENTALMALFEQVTTFDPEVRALRRAARERNAGRVRHSIEQLQRDGLVPADLDAEYAAHALVAMVNGVVHYWLVLDGGFEQERLVGTLTRLWAQALGLPARG; this is encoded by the coding sequence GTGCCTCGACCCGGTCCGTCCGCGGGGGCTGACGCGGTCGCGCTGCCCACGACCGAGCGCGGCCGCCGGATGCGGGCCCGGCTGCTGGCCGCGGCCCGCGAGGTCTTCGAGCGCGACGGCTTCCTCGACGCCCGGGTCACCGACATCTCCGCGGCGGCCGGCGCCGCGCACGGCAGCTTCTACACCTACTTCGGGTCCAAGACCGCCGTGTTCCGGGCGCTGGTCGCCGAGACGATGGACGACCTCTATGCCTCCCTGGGCACCGGGGGCGAGCCCGGCCCACCGGACGGCCACCCCGCCGCCGTCGCGCTGCACCGCATCGACGCGGCCAACCGCCGGTTCGTGGCCGTGTACCGGGAGAACACCGCGCTCATGGCGCTGTTCGAGCAGGTGACCACCTTCGACCCGGAGGTGCGGGCGCTGCGCCGGGCCGCCCGCGAGCGCAACGCCGGCCGGGTGCGGCACAGCATCGAGCAGCTGCAGCGCGACGGCCTGGTCCCCGCCGACCTGGACGCCGAGTACGCCGCGCACGCCCTCGTCGCGATGGTCAACGGGGTGGTGCACTACTGGCTGGTGCTCGACGGCGGGTTCGAGCAGGAGCGGCTGGTCGGCACGCTCACCCGGCTGTGGGCCCAGGCACTGGGCCTGCCCGCCCGCGGCTGA
- a CDS encoding Ldh family oxidoreductase produces the protein MRVPVTTLEEQTRTVLRAWGLAEEPARTAAVAVGYADRAGIDSHGISMLPTYERLLHRGHLVPGARTTTVRETAVTALLDAGGGLGHPAAVAAVRLAGDKAAAEGVGVVSVRNSSHFGAAGHYATLAADRGLIGLVTTSARTVSVVPTRAAVPRLSTNPLAFAAPARRNRPFLLDMSTSTVAVNKVRVHGYADRPLPPGWVLDGDGTAVRDPHDAAAVLAGPGPGGLTPLGGTPEMSSHKGYGLGVVVQVLSATLCGAALAATRAAGDRVDVGHFFLALDPAAFRGDGGFPDDLDELLDLLRATPPADPDLPVLVPGDPEAVAREQRERNGVALPPALLGQLRELCGRAGVPFLLDADG, from the coding sequence ATGCGCGTCCCGGTGACGACGCTGGAGGAGCAGACGCGCACCGTGCTGCGCGCCTGGGGGCTGGCCGAGGAGCCGGCGCGGACCGCGGCCGTGGCCGTCGGCTACGCCGACCGGGCCGGCATCGACTCCCACGGCATCTCGATGCTGCCGACCTACGAGCGGCTGCTCCACCGGGGTCACCTGGTCCCCGGGGCGCGGACGACGACCGTCCGGGAGACGGCGGTGACCGCACTGCTCGACGCCGGTGGCGGCCTCGGCCACCCGGCCGCGGTCGCGGCGGTGCGGCTGGCCGGTGACAAGGCCGCCGCGGAGGGCGTGGGCGTGGTGTCCGTCCGCAACTCCTCCCACTTCGGCGCGGCCGGCCACTACGCCACCCTGGCCGCCGACCGCGGGCTGATCGGCCTGGTGACCACGTCGGCCCGCACGGTGTCCGTCGTGCCGACCCGGGCGGCGGTGCCCCGGCTGTCGACCAACCCGCTGGCCTTCGCCGCCCCGGCGCGGCGCAACCGCCCGTTCCTGCTGGACATGTCCACCAGCACGGTTGCGGTCAACAAGGTGCGGGTGCACGGCTACGCCGACCGGCCGCTGCCGCCGGGGTGGGTGCTGGACGGCGACGGGACGGCGGTGCGCGACCCGCACGACGCGGCGGCCGTCCTGGCCGGTCCGGGGCCCGGGGGGCTGACCCCGCTGGGCGGCACCCCGGAGATGTCCAGCCACAAGGGCTACGGCCTGGGCGTGGTGGTGCAGGTCCTGTCGGCCACCCTGTGCGGGGCCGCCCTCGCCGCGACCCGCGCCGCCGGCGACCGGGTGGACGTCGGCCACTTTTTCCTGGCGCTGGACCCGGCCGCGTTCCGCGGGGACGGCGGCTTCCCCGACGACCTCGACGAGCTCCTGGACCTGCTGCGGGCCACCCCGCCGGCCGACCCCGACCTCCCGGTGCTGGTGCCCGGGGACCCCGAGGCGGTCGCGCGGGAGCAGCGCGAGCGCAACGGCGTCGCGCTGCCGCCCGCGCTGCTCGGGCAGCTGCGGGAGCTGTGCGGCCGGGCCGGCGTGCCGTTCCTGCTGGACGCCGACGGCTGA